In the Haliaeetus albicilla chromosome 7, bHalAlb1.1, whole genome shotgun sequence genome, one interval contains:
- the BUD13 gene encoding BUD13 homolog isoform X1 has protein sequence MAAPGLSKAEYLRRYLSGPAAAEAAQPRRRRKKKPPGGAGRGGMRIVDDDVSWNSIAAVQEKEEEEEDEGDMPVVAEFIDERPDEVKLMEQFRTNTKWKLLGDQNEDSQSSDISLPAKSTTRRQRHDSPDKSPPGKQRHDSPDLSPPRRERNDSTNLLPPRRQRHESPDLSPPRRKRHDSPDLSPSRRQRHDSLDLSPPRRKHNGSPDQSPPRQKRHDSPDLSPPRRQRHDSPDLSPPRRQRHDSPDLSPPRRQRHDSPDLSPPRRQRHDSPDLSPPRRQRHDSPDLSPPRRQRHDSPDLSPPRRQRHDSPDLSPPRRQRHDSPDLSPPRRQRHDSPDLSPPRRQRHDSPDLSPPRRQRHDSPDLSPKRVSSAMGKKGCKITDKSQSVGVQGGRSQLRHGVSDKSSSRQKRQATPDLSPSRKKRYDSDPDLSPPRRKRTGSPSLKKQSRTKRASPATKKLRQVPSPQRCPRHDSESPSPWRATRNASDADHRLGCVRSDSPKHGPLKQNQSKSSDSDLSPPRRTLPASEDQRSSRSPPDLSPRHHRDAKGSPKKANVMLSGVKAGLVSADVLRREQQELRRHERNNKHLEEESRHSETVFRDKSGRKRDLVQERLEQRQKAEAKSERDEQYAKWGKGLAQGRQQQQNVEDAIKEMQKPLARYIDDQDLDRMLREQEREGDPMADFIKKRKAKENKEKKEKPRYNGPAPPLNRFNIWPGHRWDGVDRSNGFEQQRFARIANKKAVQELAYKWSVEDM, from the exons ATGGCGGCGCCGGGGCTTTCCAAGGCCGAGTACCTGCGGCGCTACTTGAGCGGCCCGGCCGCCGCAGAAGccgcccagccccgccgccgccgcaaGAAGAAGCCGCCGGGCGGCGCCGGCAGAGGCGG GATGCGGATCGTGGACGACGATGTCAGCTGGAATAGCATCGCCGCTGtccaggagaaggaggaggaggaggaggacgaagGGGATATGCCCGTG GTCGCAGAATTTATTGATGAGCGTCCAGATGAAGTGAAGCTCATGGAGCAATTCCGAACAAATACGAAATGGAAACTTTTAGGCG ACCAGAATGAAGACTCACAAAGTTCAGATATTTCATTACCTGCCAAATCTACCACGAG gCGACAGCGCCATGACTCCCCGGACAAATCGCCTCCAGGGAAACAGCGCCATGACTCCCCAGATCTGTCCCCTCCCAGGCGAGAGAGAAATGATTCCACCAACCTCTTGCCTCCCAGGCGACAGCGCCATGAGTCCCCAGACCTCTCGCCACCAAGAAGGAAGCGCCACGACTCCCCAGACCTGTCACCTTCCAGGCGACAGCGTCATGACTCTCTGGACCTCTCACCCCCAAGAAGGAAGCACAATGGCTCCCCGGACCAGTCTCCCCCAAGACAGAAGCGTCACGACTCCCCGGACCTGTCACCTCCCAGGCGACAGCGTCACGACTCCCCGGACCTGTCACCTCCCAGGCGACAGCGTCACGACTCCCCGGACCTGTCACCTCCCAGGCGACAGCGTCACGACTCCCCGGACCTGTCACCTCCCAGGCGACAGCGTCACGACTCCCCGGACCTGTCACCTCCCAGGCGACAGCGTCACGACTCCCCGGACCTGTCACCTCCCAGGCGACAGCGTCACGACTCCCCGGACCTGTCACCTCCCAGGCGACAGCGTCACGACTCCCCGGACCTGTCACCTCCCAGGCGACAGCGTCACGACTCCCCGGACCTGTCACCTCCCAGGCGACAGCGTCACGACTCCCCGGACCTGTCACCTCCCAGGCGACAGCGTCACGACTCCCCGGACCTGTCACCTCCCAGGCGACAGCGTCACGACTCCCCGGACCTTTCTCCAAAGAGAGTCAGTTCAGCGATGGGGAAAAAGGGCTGCAAAATCACAGACAAGTCACAGTCAGTAGGAGTCCAAGGAGGGCGATCTCAGCTCAGGCATGGTGTCTCTGACAAGTCCTCATCACGTCAGAAGCGTCAAGCTACTCCAGATCTATCCCCTTCACGGAAGAAGAGGTACGATTCTGACCCAGATTTGTCACCGCCTCGGAGGAAAAGGACTGGGTCACCTAGTCTGAAAAAGCAGAGCCGAACAAAAC GTGCTTCTCCAGCTACAAAAAAGCTTAGGCAGGTGCCCTCGCCTCAGAGGTGCCCAAGGCATGACTCTGAGTCTCCATCTCCATGGAGGGCTACCCGGAACGCCTCCGATGCAGACCACAGGCTAGGCTGTGTACGCAGTGATTCCCCTAAGCATGGTCCTCTCAAACAGAATCAGAGCAAATCTTCAGACTCTGATTTATCTCCTCCACGACGGACTCTGCCAGCCAGCGAGGATCAGCGCAGTTCGAGGAGTCCCCCTGATCTCTCACCTCGTCACCACCGTGATGCTAAGGGATCTCCCAAGAAG GCAAACGTGATGTTATCTGGGGTCAAAGCTGGCTTGGTGTCAGCTGATGTGCTGCGGAGGGAACAACAGGAGCTCAGGAGGCATGAGAGAAATAACAAGCACTTGGAAG AGGAATCCCGACACTCCGAGACTGTCTTCCGAGACAAGTCAGGCCGCAAGAGGGACCTCGTGCAGGAGCGGctggagcagaggcagaaagcTGAAGCAAAGTCCGAGAGAGATGAGCAATACGCCAAATGGGGAAAGGG gcTAGCGCAGGGGaggcaacagcagcagaacGTGGAAGATGCTATAAAAGAGATGCAGAAGCCATTGGCTCGTTATATTGATGACCAGGATCTGGATCGAATGCTGCGGgaacaagagagagaaggagaccCCATGGCTGACTTCATCAAAAAAAGGAAGGccaaagagaacaaagaaaagaaag AAAAACCTAGGTACAACGGACCAGCACCTCCACTCAACAGATTTAATATATGGCCTGGGCATCGCTGGGATGGTGTGGACAG GTCCAATGGATTCGAGCAGCAGCGCTTTGCCAGGATTGCCAACAAGAAGGCAGTTCAGGAGCTCGCGTACAAGTGGAGTGTTGAGGACATGTAG
- the BUD13 gene encoding BUD13 homolog isoform X2: MAAPGLSKAEYLRRYLSGPAAAEAAQPRRRRKKKPPGGAGRGGMRIVDDDVSWNSIAAVQEKEEEEEDEGDMPVVAEFIDERPDEVKLMEQFRTNTKWKLLGDQNEDSQSSDISLPAKSTTRRKRHDSPDLSPSRRQRHDSLDLSPPRRKHNGSPDQSPPRQKRHDSPDLSPPRRQRHDSPDLSPPRRQRHDSPDLSPPRRQRHDSPDLSPPRRQRHDSPDLSPPRRQRHDSPDLSPPRRQRHDSPDLSPPRRQRHDSPDLSPPRRQRHDSPDLSPPRRQRHDSPDLSPPRRQRHDSPDLSPPRRQRHDSPDLSPKRVSSAMGKKGCKITDKSQSVGVQGGRSQLRHGVSDKSSSRQKRQATPDLSPSRKKRYDSDPDLSPPRRKRTGSPSLKKQSRTKRASPATKKLRQVPSPQRCPRHDSESPSPWRATRNASDADHRLGCVRSDSPKHGPLKQNQSKSSDSDLSPPRRTLPASEDQRSSRSPPDLSPRHHRDAKGSPKKANVMLSGVKAGLVSADVLRREQQELRRHERNNKHLEEESRHSETVFRDKSGRKRDLVQERLEQRQKAEAKSERDEQYAKWGKGLAQGRQQQQNVEDAIKEMQKPLARYIDDQDLDRMLREQEREGDPMADFIKKRKAKENKEKKEKPRYNGPAPPLNRFNIWPGHRWDGVDRSNGFEQQRFARIANKKAVQELAYKWSVEDM; this comes from the exons ATGGCGGCGCCGGGGCTTTCCAAGGCCGAGTACCTGCGGCGCTACTTGAGCGGCCCGGCCGCCGCAGAAGccgcccagccccgccgccgccgcaaGAAGAAGCCGCCGGGCGGCGCCGGCAGAGGCGG GATGCGGATCGTGGACGACGATGTCAGCTGGAATAGCATCGCCGCTGtccaggagaaggaggaggaggaggaggacgaagGGGATATGCCCGTG GTCGCAGAATTTATTGATGAGCGTCCAGATGAAGTGAAGCTCATGGAGCAATTCCGAACAAATACGAAATGGAAACTTTTAGGCG ACCAGAATGAAGACTCACAAAGTTCAGATATTTCATTACCTGCCAAATCTACCACGAG AAGGAAGCGCCACGACTCCCCAGACCTGTCACCTTCCAGGCGACAGCGTCATGACTCTCTGGACCTCTCACCCCCAAGAAGGAAGCACAATGGCTCCCCGGACCAGTCTCCCCCAAGACAGAAGCGTCACGACTCCCCGGACCTGTCACCTCCCAGGCGACAGCGTCACGACTCCCCGGACCTGTCACCTCCCAGGCGACAGCGTCACGACTCCCCGGACCTGTCACCTCCCAGGCGACAGCGTCACGACTCCCCGGACCTGTCACCTCCCAGGCGACAGCGTCACGACTCCCCGGACCTGTCACCTCCCAGGCGACAGCGTCACGACTCCCCGGACCTGTCACCTCCCAGGCGACAGCGTCACGACTCCCCGGACCTGTCACCTCCCAGGCGACAGCGTCACGACTCCCCGGACCTGTCACCTCCCAGGCGACAGCGTCACGACTCCCCGGACCTGTCACCTCCCAGGCGACAGCGTCACGACTCCCCGGACCTGTCACCTCCCAGGCGACAGCGTCACGACTCCCCGGACCTGTCACCTCCCAGGCGACAGCGTCACGACTCCCCGGACCTTTCTCCAAAGAGAGTCAGTTCAGCGATGGGGAAAAAGGGCTGCAAAATCACAGACAAGTCACAGTCAGTAGGAGTCCAAGGAGGGCGATCTCAGCTCAGGCATGGTGTCTCTGACAAGTCCTCATCACGTCAGAAGCGTCAAGCTACTCCAGATCTATCCCCTTCACGGAAGAAGAGGTACGATTCTGACCCAGATTTGTCACCGCCTCGGAGGAAAAGGACTGGGTCACCTAGTCTGAAAAAGCAGAGCCGAACAAAAC GTGCTTCTCCAGCTACAAAAAAGCTTAGGCAGGTGCCCTCGCCTCAGAGGTGCCCAAGGCATGACTCTGAGTCTCCATCTCCATGGAGGGCTACCCGGAACGCCTCCGATGCAGACCACAGGCTAGGCTGTGTACGCAGTGATTCCCCTAAGCATGGTCCTCTCAAACAGAATCAGAGCAAATCTTCAGACTCTGATTTATCTCCTCCACGACGGACTCTGCCAGCCAGCGAGGATCAGCGCAGTTCGAGGAGTCCCCCTGATCTCTCACCTCGTCACCACCGTGATGCTAAGGGATCTCCCAAGAAG GCAAACGTGATGTTATCTGGGGTCAAAGCTGGCTTGGTGTCAGCTGATGTGCTGCGGAGGGAACAACAGGAGCTCAGGAGGCATGAGAGAAATAACAAGCACTTGGAAG AGGAATCCCGACACTCCGAGACTGTCTTCCGAGACAAGTCAGGCCGCAAGAGGGACCTCGTGCAGGAGCGGctggagcagaggcagaaagcTGAAGCAAAGTCCGAGAGAGATGAGCAATACGCCAAATGGGGAAAGGG gcTAGCGCAGGGGaggcaacagcagcagaacGTGGAAGATGCTATAAAAGAGATGCAGAAGCCATTGGCTCGTTATATTGATGACCAGGATCTGGATCGAATGCTGCGGgaacaagagagagaaggagaccCCATGGCTGACTTCATCAAAAAAAGGAAGGccaaagagaacaaagaaaagaaag AAAAACCTAGGTACAACGGACCAGCACCTCCACTCAACAGATTTAATATATGGCCTGGGCATCGCTGGGATGGTGTGGACAG GTCCAATGGATTCGAGCAGCAGCGCTTTGCCAGGATTGCCAACAAGAAGGCAGTTCAGGAGCTCGCGTACAAGTGGAGTGTTGAGGACATGTAG
- the BUD13 gene encoding BUD13 homolog isoform X3 — translation MEQFRTNTKWKLLGDQNEDSQSSDISLPAKSTTRRQRHDSPDKSPPGKQRHDSPDLSPPRRERNDSTNLLPPRRQRHESPDLSPPRRKRHDSPDLSPSRRQRHDSLDLSPPRRKHNGSPDQSPPRQKRHDSPDLSPPRRQRHDSPDLSPPRRQRHDSPDLSPPRRQRHDSPDLSPPRRQRHDSPDLSPPRRQRHDSPDLSPPRRQRHDSPDLSPPRRQRHDSPDLSPPRRQRHDSPDLSPPRRQRHDSPDLSPPRRQRHDSPDLSPPRRQRHDSPDLSPKRVSSAMGKKGCKITDKSQSVGVQGGRSQLRHGVSDKSSSRQKRQATPDLSPSRKKRYDSDPDLSPPRRKRTGSPSLKKQSRTKRASPATKKLRQVPSPQRCPRHDSESPSPWRATRNASDADHRLGCVRSDSPKHGPLKQNQSKSSDSDLSPPRRTLPASEDQRSSRSPPDLSPRHHRDAKGSPKKANVMLSGVKAGLVSADVLRREQQELRRHERNNKHLEEESRHSETVFRDKSGRKRDLVQERLEQRQKAEAKSERDEQYAKWGKGLAQGRQQQQNVEDAIKEMQKPLARYIDDQDLDRMLREQEREGDPMADFIKKRKAKENKEKKEKPRYNGPAPPLNRFNIWPGHRWDGVDRSNGFEQQRFARIANKKAVQELAYKWSVEDM, via the exons ATGGAGCAATTCCGAACAAATACGAAATGGAAACTTTTAGGCG ACCAGAATGAAGACTCACAAAGTTCAGATATTTCATTACCTGCCAAATCTACCACGAG gCGACAGCGCCATGACTCCCCGGACAAATCGCCTCCAGGGAAACAGCGCCATGACTCCCCAGATCTGTCCCCTCCCAGGCGAGAGAGAAATGATTCCACCAACCTCTTGCCTCCCAGGCGACAGCGCCATGAGTCCCCAGACCTCTCGCCACCAAGAAGGAAGCGCCACGACTCCCCAGACCTGTCACCTTCCAGGCGACAGCGTCATGACTCTCTGGACCTCTCACCCCCAAGAAGGAAGCACAATGGCTCCCCGGACCAGTCTCCCCCAAGACAGAAGCGTCACGACTCCCCGGACCTGTCACCTCCCAGGCGACAGCGTCACGACTCCCCGGACCTGTCACCTCCCAGGCGACAGCGTCACGACTCCCCGGACCTGTCACCTCCCAGGCGACAGCGTCACGACTCCCCGGACCTGTCACCTCCCAGGCGACAGCGTCACGACTCCCCGGACCTGTCACCTCCCAGGCGACAGCGTCACGACTCCCCGGACCTGTCACCTCCCAGGCGACAGCGTCACGACTCCCCGGACCTGTCACCTCCCAGGCGACAGCGTCACGACTCCCCGGACCTGTCACCTCCCAGGCGACAGCGTCACGACTCCCCGGACCTGTCACCTCCCAGGCGACAGCGTCACGACTCCCCGGACCTGTCACCTCCCAGGCGACAGCGTCACGACTCCCCGGACCTGTCACCTCCCAGGCGACAGCGTCACGACTCCCCGGACCTTTCTCCAAAGAGAGTCAGTTCAGCGATGGGGAAAAAGGGCTGCAAAATCACAGACAAGTCACAGTCAGTAGGAGTCCAAGGAGGGCGATCTCAGCTCAGGCATGGTGTCTCTGACAAGTCCTCATCACGTCAGAAGCGTCAAGCTACTCCAGATCTATCCCCTTCACGGAAGAAGAGGTACGATTCTGACCCAGATTTGTCACCGCCTCGGAGGAAAAGGACTGGGTCACCTAGTCTGAAAAAGCAGAGCCGAACAAAAC GTGCTTCTCCAGCTACAAAAAAGCTTAGGCAGGTGCCCTCGCCTCAGAGGTGCCCAAGGCATGACTCTGAGTCTCCATCTCCATGGAGGGCTACCCGGAACGCCTCCGATGCAGACCACAGGCTAGGCTGTGTACGCAGTGATTCCCCTAAGCATGGTCCTCTCAAACAGAATCAGAGCAAATCTTCAGACTCTGATTTATCTCCTCCACGACGGACTCTGCCAGCCAGCGAGGATCAGCGCAGTTCGAGGAGTCCCCCTGATCTCTCACCTCGTCACCACCGTGATGCTAAGGGATCTCCCAAGAAG GCAAACGTGATGTTATCTGGGGTCAAAGCTGGCTTGGTGTCAGCTGATGTGCTGCGGAGGGAACAACAGGAGCTCAGGAGGCATGAGAGAAATAACAAGCACTTGGAAG AGGAATCCCGACACTCCGAGACTGTCTTCCGAGACAAGTCAGGCCGCAAGAGGGACCTCGTGCAGGAGCGGctggagcagaggcagaaagcTGAAGCAAAGTCCGAGAGAGATGAGCAATACGCCAAATGGGGAAAGGG gcTAGCGCAGGGGaggcaacagcagcagaacGTGGAAGATGCTATAAAAGAGATGCAGAAGCCATTGGCTCGTTATATTGATGACCAGGATCTGGATCGAATGCTGCGGgaacaagagagagaaggagaccCCATGGCTGACTTCATCAAAAAAAGGAAGGccaaagagaacaaagaaaagaaag AAAAACCTAGGTACAACGGACCAGCACCTCCACTCAACAGATTTAATATATGGCCTGGGCATCGCTGGGATGGTGTGGACAG GTCCAATGGATTCGAGCAGCAGCGCTTTGCCAGGATTGCCAACAAGAAGGCAGTTCAGGAGCTCGCGTACAAGTGGAGTGTTGAGGACATGTAG
- the ZPR1 gene encoding zinc finger protein ZPR1, with the protein MSALGAVEVDAAAGGALFRPLSAEDGEQRPAEIESLCMNCFRNGVTRLLLTRIPFFKEIIVSSFACDSCSWSNTEIQSAGRIQEQGVRYTLSVTSRQDMNREVVKTDCATARIPELDFEIPAFTQKGVLTTVEGIIDRAVAGLEQDQPVRRATDEEVASKIDEFIGKLKQLKEVHSSFTFVVDDPSGNSFVENPHAPQKDDALVVTHYRRTPQQAAMLGLEGEEVDEKAANSAEDLRNEVLQFNTNCPECNAPANTNMKLVQIPHFKEVIIMATNCDSCGHRTNEVKSGGAIEPQGTRITLRITDPSDMTRDVLKSETCSVEIPELEFELGMGALGGKFTTLEGLLKDIGELVERNPFTLGDSSAPSKTEKLQEFLGKLREIVEGKAKAHFIMDDPAGNSYLQNVYAPEEDPELKVERYERTFEQNEDLGLNDMKTEGYEAEGAPGR; encoded by the exons ATGTCGGCGCTGGGGGCTGTGGAGGTGGatgcggcggcggggggggccctGTTCCGGCCTCTCAGCGCCGAGGACGGCGAGCAGCGGCCGGCTGAGATAGAGTCCCTGTGCATGAACTGCTTCCGCAAC GGAGTGACGCGGCTCCTGCTCACCAGGATCCCCTTCTTCAAAGAGATCATCGTCAGCTCCTTCGCTTGTGACAGCTGCTCCTGGTCCAACACGGAGATCCAGTCTGCCGGCAGGATCCAGGAGCAAGGTGTGCGCTACACCCTGAGTGTCACCTCCCGTCAG GACATGAACAGGGAGGTGGTGAAGACCGACTGTGCCACGGCTCGAATTCCAGAGCTGGACTTTGAGATCCCTGCCTTCACCCAGAAGGGAG TCCTTACCACCGTTGAGGGGATAATTGACAGAGCTGTCGCAGGCCTGGAGCAGGACCAGCCTGTCCGCAGG GCAACGGACGAAGAGGTGGCGAGTAAAATAGATGAGTTCATTGGTAAACTAAAGCAGCTGAAAGAAGTACATTCCTCCTTCACCTTT GTCGTAGACGATCCTTCAGGGAACAGCTTTGTGGAGAACCCCCATGCACCGCAGAAGGATGACGCTCTTGTGGTCACTCATTATAGGAGGACTCCCCAGCAGGCTGCCATGCTGGGACTGGAG ggagaggaggtggaTGAGAAGGCAGCCAATTCTGCAGAGGATCTGAGGAATGAG GTATTGCAGTTCAACACCAACTGCCCAGAGTGCAATGCTCCAGCTAACACAAATATGAAGTTAGTGC AAATCCCACACTTCAAGGAGGTGATTATCATGGCCACAAACTGCGACTCCTGTGGGCACAGGACAAATGAG GTGAAGTCTGGCGGGGCAATTGAACCGCAAGGTACCAGGATTACCCTTCGGATTACAGACCCTTCCGACATGACGAGGGATGTCCTAAAG TCGGAGACATGCAGTGTGGAGATCCCAGAGCTGGAGTTCGAGCTGGGGATGGGAGCGCTGGGGGGGAAATTCACCACGTTGGAAGGGCTGCTGAAGGACATCGGAGAGCTG GTTGAGAGAAACCCCTTCACCCTGGGGGACAGCTCTGCGCCCAGCAAAACGGAAAAGCTGCAAGAGTTCCTGGGGAAACTGCGTGAG ATTGTAGAGGGGAAGGCAAAGGCTCACTTCATCATGGATGACCCTGCAGGCAACAGCTATCTTCAG AACGTCTATGCCCCAGAAGAGGACCCGGAGCTGAAAGTGGAGCGCTACGAGCGTACGTTTGAGCAGAACGAAGACCTGGGCTTGAACGACATGAAGACGGAGGGCTACGAGGCGGAGGGAGCCCCGGGCCGGTAG
- the APOA5 gene encoding apolipoprotein A-V produces the protein MPLKAVLLLAFLTTLPVSPAELARSGFWEYLSQLTSDKDSPEHSQSSKLGSDITNLKESVQDGVSYMGNFLEKLAPLNRGLQPRLYHDSDSLRKVIRKELESLRVKLSPYVDDVHQTVGKHLEDLRYRLQPFTEELLDQVALKARELRRHLTPSREAAAQLLEGVDEVQRFMAHYADKIAFHTDQVKDIFRPYADRLVTEIHRNVEELHRNVVPHSQASPEQLNQYIQELSAKLTQNARDLHQKIQRNLEQLKAKLSLRSGSLQQPPAPGELAREVQWRVEEFRRDTHLQIQDFTRALDQETEEMRRKLSSRPPYSGDPQEGPPPVEDLHARLDALWRDLARSLAEKGGEAR, from the exons ATGCCTCTGAAGGCAGTGCTTCTCCTCGCCTTCCTGACCACCTTACCAG tgtcaccagcagagctggctcGGAGTGGCTTCTGGGAGTACCTCAGCCAGCTGACAAGTGACAAGGACAGCCCAGAGCACAGCCAGAGCAGCAAGCTGGGCAGCGACATCAC AAACCTGAAGGAAAGCGTTCAGGATGGGGTCAGCTACATGGGCAACTTCCTGGAGAAGCTGGCGCCGCTAAACAGGGGCCTCCAGCCCCGGCTCTACCATGACTCGGACAGCCTGCGGAAAGTCATCAGGAAAGAGCTGGAGAGCCTGAGGGTGAAACTGTCACCATACGTGGACGATGTCCATCAGACGGTCGGCAAGCACCTGGAAGACCTCCGCTACCGGCTGCAGCCATTCACGGAGGAGCTCCTGGACCAGGTGGCCCTGAAAGCCCGGGAGCTCCGGCGGCACCTGACACCCAGCCGGGAGGCAGCGGCACAGCTCCTGGAGGGCGTGGATGAGGTCCAGAGGTTCATGGCTCATTATGCCGACAAGATTGCCTTCCACACCGACCAAGTGAAGGACATCTTCCGCCCCTACGCGGACAGGCTGGTGACCGAGATCCACCGCAATGTGGAGGAGCTGCACAGAAATGTCGTCCCTCACAGCCAGGCCAGCCCAGAGCAGCTCAACCAGTACATCCAGGAGCTCTCTGCCAAGCTGACCCAGAACGCGAGGGACCTCCACCAGAAGATCCAGAGGAACCTGGAGCAGCTCAAGGCGAAGCTGAGCCTCCGCTCCGGCAGCCTCCAGCAGCCGCCAGCCCCGGGGGAGCTGGCCCGGGAGGTGCAGTGGCGGGTGGAGGAGTTCCGCAGGGACACCCATCTCCAGATCCAGGACTTCACCCGCGCCCTGGACCAGGAGACGGAGGAGATGAGGCGGAAGCTCTCCTCCCGGCCCCCCTACTCGGGGGATCCCCAGGAGGGGCCGCCCCCCGTGGAGGACCTGCATGCCCGCCTCGATGCCCTGTGGAGAGACCTGGCCCGTAGCCTGGCCGAGAAGGGCGGCGAGGCCCGCTGA
- the APOA4 gene encoding apolipoprotein A-IV: protein MSPKVAALVLVLLVVSGAQADVKPDEVASVLWKYFTELGSNAKETVDQLQQAEITKQLNTLLESNLQSVNSYAEDLRQRLVPFATELQARLAQDSQRLKEQIRRELAELQAKLAPYADEVHQQIGTNIRQLQAKMSPYAEELRSQVDRGAGELRRALEPYATELRDRLQDNAENIQASLSPYADRLQQQIDGGVESLKERLAPLADKLKAQVGQSVEELRQGLSPYTQEVQDSLNRQLESLTAQMERAVEELRARLAASSEELRAQLSPLAQELRQAAGGDAESLQQRLAPLAQQLDERVGQTLEAFRQQAAPFGETFGRQLVERLEAMRGKLDSGAAGVEDHLELLEKELREKVATFLSTAQPAEN, encoded by the exons ATGTCTCCGAAGGTGGCCGCCCTCGTCCTGGTGCTCCTCGTGGTCTCAG GGGCACAGGCTGACGTCAAGCCAGATGAGGTGGCCAGCGTGCTCTGGAAGTACTTCACCGAGCTGGGCAGCAATGCCAAGGAGACGGTGGACCAGCTGCAGCAAGCCGAGATCACCAAGCAGCTGAA caccctgctggAGAGCAACTTGCAGAGCGTCAACTCGTACGCCGAAGACCTGCGGCAGCGGCTGGTGCCCTTCGCCACGGAGCTGCAGGCGCGGCTGGCACAGGACTCGCAGCGGCTGAAGGAGCAGATCCGGCGGGAGCTGGCGGAGCTGCAGGCCAAGCTGGCGCCCTACGCCGACGAGGTGCACCAGCAGATCGGCACCAACATCCGCCAGCTGCAAGCCAAGATGAGCCCCTATGCCGAGGAGCTGCGCTCCCAGGTGGACCGCGGGGCCGGGGAGCTGCGGCGGGCGCTGGAGCCCTACGCCACTGAGCTGCGAGACCGGCTGCAGGACAACGCCGAGAACATCCAGGCCTCCCTCAGCCCCTATGCTGAccggctgcagcagcagatcGACGGCGGGGTGGAGAGCCTGAAGGAGCGGCTGGCTCCCCTGGCCGATAAGCTGAAGGCGCAAGTGGGGCAGAGTGTGGAGGAGCTGCGGCAGGGGCTCAGCCCTTACACCCAGGAGGTGCAGGACAGCCTCAACCGGCAGCTGGAGAGCCTGACAGCACAGATGGAGCGGGCGGTGGAGGAGCTGCGTGCCCGCCTGGCCGCCAGCTCAGAGGAGCTGCGTGCCCAGCTCAGCCCGCTGgcccaggagctgcggcaggCGGCGGGCGGTGATGCCGAGAGCCTGCAGCAGCGGCTGGCTCCCTTGGCCCAGCAGCTGGATGAGCGTGTGGGGCAGACGCTGGAGGCTTTCCGGCAGCAGGCAGCCCCCTTCGGCGAGACCTTCGGGCGGCAGCTGGTGGAGCGGCTGGAGGCAATGCGGGGGAAGCTGGACTCAGGCGCCGCTGGTGTGGAGGAccacctggagctgctggagaaggagTTGCGGGAGAAGGTGGCCACCTTCCTCAGCACTGCCCAGCCAGCTGAGAACTGA